In a single window of the Qingrenia yutianensis genome:
- the gatB gene encoding Asp-tRNA(Asn)/Glu-tRNA(Gln) amidotransferase subunit GatB — translation MNYESVIGLEVHAELSTDTKIYCSCENKFGLDVNTSVCPICMGMPGTLPKLNKKVVEYAIKAGLALRCDITHYSKQDRKNYFYPDLPKAYQISQFDLPLCTNGYVEINVDGKKKKIGITRIHIEEDAGKLIHSIMGEGSMVDFNRCGVPLIEIVSEPDLRSAKEAKIYLETLKNILQYIGVSDCKMEEGSLRCDINVSIRPEGQKEFGTRTEMKNVSTFSGGERAIEYEIARQISVIENGGTIDQETRRWDDAKGENTLLRSKEEAHDYRYFPEPDLMPIVIDDEQIEEIRKDLPELPNVKFERYINEYKLSEKDASIIIENKYMSFYFDDCINLNGEPKTVANWLLGDVSRFLKDKETDFENIPFAPEKLIELISLTSNGTISNSAAKKVLFEMFTSDDSPKQLVEKLGLAQISDESALYDLVKSVLDANPQSIADYKAGRDRALGFLMGQAMKLSKGKANPPVINKILKEMLDKA, via the coding sequence ATGAATTACGAATCGGTTATCGGTTTGGAGGTTCACGCAGAGCTTTCCACCGACACAAAAATATACTGCAGTTGTGAAAACAAGTTCGGTCTTGACGTTAACACCTCGGTTTGCCCGATATGTATGGGTATGCCCGGCACTCTCCCCAAGCTTAACAAAAAGGTTGTGGAATATGCAATTAAAGCCGGTCTTGCGCTCCGCTGCGACATCACGCACTATTCAAAACAGGACAGAAAAAATTATTTCTATCCCGACCTTCCAAAGGCTTATCAGATTTCGCAGTTCGACCTTCCTCTGTGCACAAACGGATATGTTGAGATAAACGTTGACGGCAAAAAGAAAAAAATCGGAATTACGCGTATTCACATAGAGGAGGACGCAGGAAAGCTTATCCACTCCATTATGGGCGAAGGCTCAATGGTTGACTTCAACCGCTGCGGTGTTCCGCTTATAGAAATCGTTTCCGAGCCCGATTTAAGAAGCGCGAAAGAAGCGAAAATCTACCTTGAAACGCTCAAAAACATACTTCAGTATATCGGCGTTTCGGACTGCAAAATGGAAGAAGGCTCACTCCGATGCGACATCAACGTGTCAATCCGTCCCGAGGGACAAAAGGAATTCGGCACGCGTACCGAAATGAAAAACGTAAGCACATTTTCGGGCGGAGAAAGGGCGATTGAATACGAAATTGCGCGCCAGATTTCGGTTATCGAAAACGGCGGAACAATCGACCAGGAAACGCGCAGATGGGACGACGCAAAAGGCGAAAACACGCTTTTGCGTTCAAAGGAGGAGGCACACGATTACCGCTACTTCCCCGAGCCTGATTTAATGCCTATTGTGATTGATGATGAGCAGATTGAAGAAATAAGAAAAGATTTGCCCGAGCTTCCCAACGTTAAGTTTGAAAGGTATATAAACGAATACAAGCTTTCCGAAAAAGACGCGTCAATCATAATCGAAAACAAATATATGTCGTTCTATTTTGACGACTGCATAAACTTAAACGGCGAGCCAAAAACCGTTGCAAACTGGCTTTTGGGCGACGTTTCGAGATTTTTGAAGGATAAGGAAACCGATTTTGAAAACATTCCGTTTGCGCCCGAAAAACTGATTGAGCTTATTTCGCTCACGTCCAACGGCACAATTTCAAATTCTGCGGCGAAAAAGGTTCTTTTCGAAATGTTCACATCGGATGACTCACCGAAACAGCTTGTCGAAAAACTCGGCCTTGCGCAGATAAGCGACGAAAGCGCGCTCTACGACTTGGTTAAATCGGTTCTCGACGCAAATCCGCAGTCCATTGCCGACTACAAGGCAGGACGCGACAGGGCACTCGGCTTTTTGATGGGTCAGGCAATGAAACTCTCAAAGGGCAAGGCAAATCCGCCGGTTATAAACAAAATCTTAAAAGAAATGCTGGACAAGGCATAA
- a CDS encoding TIGR03936 family radical SAM-associated protein: MNKYRLKYRKTDDARFISHLDFVRTITRTFRRANLPVKYSQGFNPHMIMTVALPISVGVISDAEYMEIEFTEDVPCGEIVSRLNENIPLGLIITDARKVSETDTPLSKIAYAKYLVNVEHRGNCDIEKIMQNETLEVDKKTKKGITLTNIKPMISSVGLISDNDGNAEYEMVLSAGNVQNLKPETVISAFEKYSDGYKADFISITRTEMYFDGFKSVM; this comes from the coding sequence TTGAATAAATACAGGCTTAAATACAGAAAAACCGACGATGCGCGGTTTATTTCGCATCTCGACTTTGTAAGGACGATAACGCGCACGTTCAGGCGCGCAAATCTTCCCGTAAAATATTCCCAAGGGTTTAATCCGCATATGATTATGACTGTTGCGCTCCCTATTTCTGTTGGAGTTATAAGCGACGCGGAATATATGGAAATTGAATTTACCGAAGATGTGCCGTGCGGTGAAATTGTGTCGCGTTTAAACGAAAACATTCCGCTCGGGCTAATCATCACCGACGCGCGAAAGGTATCCGAAACCGACACACCGCTCAGCAAAATCGCATATGCAAAATATCTTGTAAACGTTGAACACCGCGGAAACTGTGATATAGAGAAAATTATGCAGAACGAAACTCTTGAAGTTGACAAAAAAACGAAAAAAGGCATAACTCTTACAAATATCAAGCCTATGATTTCGTCTGTCGGTTTAATAAGCGACAATGACGGCAATGCTGAATATGAAATGGTTTTGTCGGCAGGAAACGTGCAGAATTTGAAGCCCGAAACGGTGATTTCGGCATTTGAAAAATACTCGGACGGCTACAAAGCTGATTTTATAAGCATTACGCGCACGGAAATGTATTTTGACGGGTTTAAGTCCGTTATGTAA
- the gatC gene encoding Asp-tRNA(Asn)/Glu-tRNA(Gln) amidotransferase subunit GatC — protein MKISKDEVLHVAFLSRLKLNDDEIENLNMEGVIDFANKLNELDTENIAPTNHILDIKNVFREDKIEKSFDRDEILKNAPQKQRGCVVVPQTVEE, from the coding sequence ATGAAAATTTCAAAGGACGAGGTTTTGCACGTTGCGTTTCTTTCGCGTTTAAAACTTAACGATGACGAAATCGAAAACCTCAATATGGAGGGCGTTATCGACTTTGCGAACAAGTTAAACGAGCTTGACACCGAGAATATCGCACCGACAAACCATATTCTTGACATAAAAAATGTGTTCCGCGAGGACAAGATTGAAAAATCGTTTGACCGTGACGAAATTCTTAAAAACGCACCGCAAAAACAGCGCGGCTGTGTGGTTGTACCGCAGACGGTTGAGGAATAA
- the gatA gene encoding Asp-tRNA(Asn)/Glu-tRNA(Gln) amidotransferase subunit GatA gives MNLYELSVEKASKMLKDKEISSVELTNALLDRIDEKDKSIEGYITVAKEDALNSAKLADESIKNGGISPLTGVCASVKDNICTDKILTTCASKMLYNFVPPYDATVVKKLKAQGSVIIGKTNMDEFAMGSSTETSYFKKTKNPHDLAKVPGGSSGGSAAVVAADEAIFALGSDTGGSIRQPSAFCGVVGLKPTYGLVSRFGLVAFASSLDQIGPITKNVTDSAVVLNAIAGYDKMDSTSADEKTDDYTKSLGESVKGLKIGIPKEYIGEGIQKEVKDAIMNAAKVYESMGAEIFEFSLPMTKYALPAYYIMSSAEASSNLARFDGVKYGYRAENYTDLTDMYLKTRSEGFGSEVKRRIMLGTYALSAGYYDAYYKKAQQARTLIRNSFAEAFDKFDVILTPTTPTTAFEIGKNITDPITMYLNDICTVSVNIAGLPAISIPCGYDKTNMPIGLQLIAKPFAENTLFKTAYAFEQNTDFAHKSLEKEGK, from the coding sequence ATGAATTTGTATGAATTAAGCGTTGAAAAAGCCTCAAAAATGCTTAAAGATAAAGAAATTTCAAGCGTTGAGCTGACAAATGCCCTGCTCGACAGAATTGACGAAAAAGACAAAAGCATAGAAGGATACATCACCGTTGCAAAAGAGGACGCATTAAACAGTGCAAAGCTTGCCGACGAAAGCATCAAAAACGGCGGCATTTCGCCTCTTACGGGTGTTTGCGCGTCGGTTAAAGACAACATCTGCACCGACAAAATTCTTACCACCTGCGCGTCAAAAATGCTTTACAATTTCGTTCCGCCCTACGACGCAACGGTTGTTAAAAAGCTTAAAGCACAGGGCAGTGTTATCATAGGAAAAACAAATATGGACGAGTTTGCTATGGGTTCGTCCACCGAAACGTCCTATTTTAAAAAGACGAAAAATCCGCACGATTTAGCTAAAGTTCCCGGCGGTTCGTCGGGCGGAAGCGCGGCGGTTGTTGCGGCGGACGAGGCAATTTTTGCACTCGGCTCGGACACGGGCGGTTCAATCCGTCAGCCGTCGGCATTCTGCGGTGTTGTCGGATTAAAGCCGACATACGGACTTGTTTCGCGTTTCGGTCTTGTTGCTTTTGCGTCGTCGCTCGACCAAATCGGACCCATCACCAAAAACGTTACCGACAGCGCGGTTGTTTTAAACGCGATTGCAGGCTATGACAAAATGGACTCCACCTCTGCCGATGAGAAAACGGACGACTATACAAAATCGCTCGGCGAAAGCGTGAAAGGTCTTAAAATCGGTATTCCGAAAGAATACATCGGTGAGGGCATACAGAAAGAAGTTAAAGACGCGATTATGAACGCGGCAAAGGTTTACGAAAGTATGGGCGCTGAAATTTTTGAATTTTCACTGCCTATGACAAAATACGCGCTCCCGGCATACTACATTATGTCGTCTGCCGAGGCAAGCTCAAACCTCGCGCGTTTCGACGGCGTAAAATACGGCTATCGCGCGGAAAACTACACCGACCTTACCGATATGTATTTGAAAACCCGCTCCGAGGGCTTCGGCAGTGAGGTTAAAAGGCGCATTATGCTCGGCACATACGCATTGAGTGCGGGCTACTACGACGCTTATTACAAAAAGGCTCAGCAGGCAAGAACGCTTATCAGAAATTCGTTTGCCGAGGCGTTTGACAAATTCGACGTTATCTTAACTCCGACAACGCCCACGACAGCGTTTGAAATCGGCAAAAACATCACCGACCCGATTACGATGTACTTAAACGACATCTGCACCGTTTCGGTTAACATTGCAGGACTTCCGGCTATCAGTATTCCGTGCGGATACGACAAAACAAATATGCCGATAGGTTTACAGCTTATCGCAAAACCATTTGCCGAAAACACGCTGTTCAAAACGGCATACGCATTTGAGCAGAACACGGATTTTGCGCACAAAAGTCTTGAAAAGGAGGGAAAATAA
- the ligA gene encoding NAD-dependent DNA ligase LigA, with translation MNNEYEKLKELLNKYSYEYYVLDEPSVTDYEYDMLLRKLIKMEEENPAIIAPDSPSQKVGGKILKGFESVVHAVKMQSLQDAFSEDEIRDFDKRVKAVCPNAEYTVEPKIDGLSVSLEYENSLLVRGSTRGDGQVGEDVTNNLKTVKSIPLKTNIPVERLEVRGEVFMPKKSFEKLNFEREENGETTFANPRNAAAGSLRQLDSSAAAKRNLDIFVFNVQSVTGIEFKTHLESLEFLKKAGFKVIDDTEAFSSIDGALEKIAEIGNTRKGYYYDTDGAVIKVNSLSDREILGETAKVPRWAIAFKYPAEQKETTIKNIFINVGRTGVLTPTAEFETVTLAGTRVSRATLHNLDYIRQKDIKIGDRVLIQKAGDIIPEVVKSLTEKRTGEETDFDMPKNCPVCGAPVHREDGEAAFRCTNFACSAQAVRNIIHFVSRNAMDIEGMGPSVVQKLIDEHLIENSADIYSIKKDDLVNIDKLGEKSAQNLINAIENSKKNCLSRLLFGLGIRHIGQSAAREIAKHFKNIDALISASAEEIAEIDDIGMIMANSVREFFDEERNIKIIDEFKAQSVNTEYIDEGANFDNRFEGKTFVVTGTLETLKRAEAEALIENYGGKASKSVSKNTDYVLAGESAGSKLDKAQSLGITVIDETEFLKMVEK, from the coding sequence ATGAATAACGAATACGAAAAACTAAAAGAGCTTTTAAACAAATACAGCTATGAATACTACGTTTTGGACGAGCCGTCGGTGACCGATTACGAATACGATATGCTCCTTCGAAAGCTTATTAAAATGGAGGAGGAAAACCCCGCGATAATTGCGCCCGACTCACCGTCGCAAAAGGTCGGCGGAAAAATTTTAAAAGGCTTTGAAAGCGTTGTTCACGCGGTTAAAATGCAAAGCTTGCAGGACGCGTTCAGCGAAGATGAAATCCGCGATTTTGACAAACGCGTAAAGGCGGTTTGTCCCAATGCCGAATACACCGTTGAACCTAAAATCGACGGACTTTCGGTGTCGCTCGAATACGAAAATTCGCTTTTGGTGCGCGGTTCGACGCGCGGTGACGGACAGGTCGGCGAGGACGTTACAAACAACCTCAAAACCGTGAAATCAATTCCGTTGAAAACCAATATTCCCGTTGAACGTCTTGAAGTGCGCGGTGAGGTGTTCATGCCTAAAAAAAGCTTTGAAAAGCTTAATTTCGAGCGCGAGGAAAACGGCGAAACCACCTTTGCAAATCCGCGGAATGCCGCGGCAGGTTCGCTCCGCCAGCTCGATTCGTCAGCGGCGGCAAAACGAAATCTCGACATATTTGTTTTTAACGTTCAGTCGGTTACGGGAATTGAATTTAAAACGCATCTCGAGAGCCTTGAATTTTTGAAAAAAGCAGGATTTAAAGTGATTGACGACACGGAGGCGTTTTCGTCAATCGACGGCGCGCTTGAAAAAATCGCGGAAATCGGAAACACGCGCAAAGGGTATTACTACGATACCGACGGCGCGGTTATAAAGGTAAATTCTCTCTCCGACCGCGAGATTTTGGGCGAAACTGCAAAGGTTCCGCGCTGGGCGATAGCGTTTAAATATCCTGCCGAGCAAAAAGAAACAACAATAAAAAATATTTTTATAAACGTCGGAAGAACTGGCGTTCTCACCCCCACAGCGGAGTTTGAAACGGTAACTCTTGCCGGCACGCGCGTGAGCCGTGCAACGCTCCACAACCTTGATTATATACGTCAGAAAGACATAAAAATCGGCGACCGCGTGCTTATTCAAAAAGCCGGAGACATAATCCCCGAAGTGGTGAAATCGCTCACCGAAAAGCGCACGGGAGAAGAAACCGACTTTGATATGCCGAAAAACTGCCCCGTGTGCGGTGCACCCGTCCACCGCGAGGACGGCGAGGCGGCGTTCAGATGCACAAATTTTGCGTGCAGTGCACAGGCGGTGCGAAACATCATTCATTTTGTGTCGCGCAACGCTATGGACATTGAGGGAATGGGGCCGTCGGTTGTGCAAAAACTCATTGACGAGCATCTTATAGAAAACAGCGCCGACATTTATTCCATAAAAAAAGACGACCTTGTAAACATTGACAAGCTGGGCGAAAAGTCGGCGCAAAACCTTATAAACGCAATCGAAAATTCAAAGAAAAACTGCCTTTCGCGCCTTTTGTTCGGGCTTGGCATACGCCATATCGGGCAGAGCGCGGCGCGCGAAATTGCAAAGCATTTTAAAAATATCGACGCGCTTATTTCCGCGTCAGCAGAGGAAATTGCCGAGATTGACGACATCGGTATGATTATGGCAAATTCGGTGCGCGAATTTTTCGACGAGGAGCGCAACATTAAAATTATAGATGAATTTAAGGCGCAAAGCGTTAACACCGAATATATCGACGAGGGCGCAAACTTTGACAACCGATTTGAGGGCAAAACCTTTGTTGTGACGGGTACGCTCGAAACGCTCAAACGCGCCGAGGCGGAAGCGCTCATCGAAAACTACGGCGGTAAAGCGTCAAAATCGGTATCGAAAAACACCGACTACGTTTTAGCCGGCGAGAGCGCGGGCAGTAAGCTTGACAAGGCGCAAAGTCTTGGAATTACTGTGATTGACGAAACCGAATTTTTAAAAATGGTTGAAAAATAG